From Drosophila suzukii chromosome 2R, CBGP_Dsuzu_IsoJpt1.0, whole genome shotgun sequence, a single genomic window includes:
- the Trpm gene encoding transient receptor potential cation channel trpm isoform X14 yields MLKQKRLAKQKPKAKPHQPRSWIETNFQKRECIKFIPCPKDDTKCCCGQAQITHQTIPGIESGSPGDPWLPTKHTRPQPTDAYGTIEFQGGAHPTKAQYVRLSFDTRPELLVQLFTKEWNLELPKLLITVQGGKANFDLQAKLKKEIRKGLLKAAKTTGAWIFTGGTNTGVTKQVGDALLLEGQQRTGRVVSIGIAPWGIVERNHELLGHNREVPCHSISSPRSKLAVLNNRHAYFLLVDNGTQAKYGAELILRRKLEKFISNLKLHPSKNHWLKTNVTHSSTPVVCLVIEGGTNTIRAVLEYVTDSPPVPVVVCDGSGRAADLLAFVHKYASDGEEQPVLESMRDYLIGTIQKTFEVGLDQSEKLYQELLQCTRNKNLITVFRIQEKPEGEAQELDQTILTALFKSQHLSPPEQLSLALTWNRVDIARSEIFVYGQEWPNGALDEAMMQALEHDRIDFVKLLLENGVSMKKFLTIPRLEELYNTKHGPANTLGYILRDVRPHIPKGYIYTLHDIGLVINKLMGGAYRSYYTRRKFRPIYAKVMNSYANACRKSSTYQYQRYAGANSLSLVTGLLPFTSEMALFEFPFNELLIWAVLTKRQQMALLMWTHGEEALAKSLVSCKLYKAMAHEAAEDDLDTEIYEELRSYAKEFESKGNKLLDFSYRQDAEKAQRLLTCELHSWSNQSCLSLAVAANHRALLAHPCSQVILADLWMGGLRTRKNTNFKVILGLAMPFYIRQLDFKSKEELQQMPQTEEEHLENQNLDNDDSDRSQPDAESALLKAKRSISLRYRMGAGANNREKALLADTYSVRDTKVHENGKVNLTAGAEEPPSKVSLTDSDPAQFREFFNLSEYNEVKQHQPLRLKKKFYEFYTAPITKFWADSIAYMFFLIMFSFTVLVKMEQMPRWQEWYSIAYITTLGFEKIREIISSEPVAITHKFSVWAWNMWNPCDGAAIILFVIGLAFRFRETTMDIGRVIYCVDSIYWYLRILNILGVNKYLGPLVTMMGKMVKNMIYFVVLLAVVLMSFGVSRQAILYPNKQPTWSLIKEVTFQPYFMLYGEVFAGDIDPPCGEDPSQPGCVTGHWVTPITMSMYLLIANILLINLLIAVFNNIFNEVNSVSHQVWMFQRFTVVMEYQQKPVLPPPFIALCHFYSLLKYCVRKAKGLEVQRDNGLKLFLEKDDLERLYDFEEECVEGFFHEQEIILNQSTDERVKNTTERVETMSQKIEDINQKENIQTATVQNIEFRLRKMEESSEQILSHLAVIHRFMSTHIAGTDDLRGSTINIPGEMQRVRTISISDTEAGGGPGGNGGGGGGGGGAIVPLGLGAGLNLNSLQVTTRRRFNRSLTEVRPDAYIFDEGTHFEVVPLPEEPDEVVKSREALNEQVVRKASMQSEADSDIYLPLSQRPSTCETVKRTPYVTVRQDTGASTESKDTLTPMGNNDDDQTLVGGDNSDDAAPDISFEAARHRALRQRTVSLCRRNSETYSLTGADINRSHISLNQLASLSRRQMSLTQSEPDSDKDAPAAQGSGHPGKSVLHAKPSRNILLKLHSEYTSITDELESVCHMIASPTVSLPSNKASLDRPKTEMSRAEAAALLEKKHLKECEENDYMILEGLIESRGSIDASAQGFEIGVSIDYSHRYPLRRETAVELSPSKPSVDGDLMGGGGGGGAGGGDSSDTSGAGSCGAMVVVSSGFQLKNERPWQRNSSMEQQAYPSPLVPTRATSDFLNAPYEGSGRLFKKSSESLQKNSSTETDYSAHPYRFIKQSSNETNTSLTGSYNVDTPSLTAEPSLDAGDSHSATGISISVGAVVGAATARYQPIRTASVGAADGRRLREESSSSLDLSASGPVTMQAAPAPPARPMQLKKQFSVDQGKPSQPAEAVPQTPEAAGQAGQAKLISTLKPQPFASKLGMNVLKESSSSTEESGGSSAKSSNPALSIPQISTHLVQDEIAKLSSNIKSSTESEKDPPFNETMC; encoded by the exons CACCAGCCGCGTAGTTGGATCGAGACAAATTTCCAGAAGCGCGAATGCATCAAATTCATACCATGCCCAAAGGACGATACAAA ATGCTGCTGTGGCCAGGCCCAGATCACACATCAGACTATTCCGGGCATCGAGAGTGGGTCGCCCGGAGACCCCTGGCTGCCCACGAAGCACACCCGCCCGCAGCCCACGGACGCCTATGGAACCATCGAGTTCCAGGGCGGGGCCCATCCCACAAAGGCCCAG TACGTTCGCCTGTCGTTCGACACGCGGCCCGAGTTGCTGGTGCAGCTATTCACCAAGGAATGGAATCTGGAATTGCCAAAACTTTTGATCACCGTGCAGGGCGGCAAGGCCAACTTTGATTTGCAGGCCAAGCTGAAAAAG GAGATACGCAAAGGACTGCTGAAGGCGGCCAAGACCACGGGAGCCTGGATATTCACCGGCGGCACAAACACCG GCGTGACCAAGCAAGTGGGCGACGCCCTGCTCCTGGAGGGTCAGCAGCGGACAGGACGAGTGGTCAGCATCGGCATCGCCCCCTGGGGCATCGTGGAGCGCAATCACGAGCTGCTGGGCCACAACCGCGAGGTGCCCTGCCACAGCATTAGTTCGCCCAG ATCCAAGTTGGCCGTGCTGAACAATCGCCATGCCTACTTTCTCCTGGTGGACAATGGAACCCAGGCCAAATACGGCGCCGAATTGATACTGAGGCGCAAGCTGGAGAAGTTCATATCCAACCTGAAGCTACACCCAT CAAAGAATCACTGGCTAAAAACAAACG TCACACATTCCAGTACGCCCGTCGTCTGCCTGGTGATCGAGGGCGGCACCAACACGATACGTGCGGTGCTCGAGTACGTGACGGATTCGCCGCCGGTTCCGGTTGTCGTATGTGACGGATCCGGGCGTGCCGCCGACCTTCTGGCCTTCGTCCACAA ATATGCCTCGGATGGCGAGGAGCAGCCGGTTCTCGAGTCCATGCGAGACTATCTCATCGGGACCATACAGAAGACCTTCGAAGTGGGCCTGGACCAATCCGAGAAACTCTATCAGGAGCTGCTGCAGTGCACAAGGAACAAGAATCTG ATTACCGTCTTTCGCATACAGGAAAAGCCCGAGGGCGAGGCGCAGGAACTGGATCAGACCATCTTAACGGCCCTCTTCAAGTCGCAGCATCTCAGTCCGCCGGAGCAATTGAGTCTTGCCTTAACGTGGAATCGGGTGGACATAGCGCGCAGCGAGATATTCGTCTACGGGCAGGAATGGCCCAATG GCGCTTTGGACGAGGCCATGATGCAGGCCCTGGAGCACGATAGAATCGATTTTGTCAAATTGCTCTTGGAGAATGGCGTTTCGATGAAGAAGTTTTTAACAATACCGCGCCTCGAGGAGCTCTACAATACCAAACACGGTCCGGCCAACACGCTGGG ATACATCCTGCGCGATGTCCGACCGCACATACCCAAGGGCTACATTTACACGCTCCACGACATCGGCCTGGTGATCAATAAACTAATGGGCGGCGCATATCG ATCCTATTACACGCGCCGTAAGTTCCGGCCCATCTACGCCAAGGTTATGAACAGCTATGCAAACGCCTGCCGCAAGTCCTCCACCTACCAGTACCAGCGGTATGCCGGGGCCAATTCGCTGAGCCTGGTCACCGGCCTGCTGCCCTTCACCTCGGAAATGGCCCTCTTCGAGTTCCCCTTCAACGAGCTGCTG ATTTGGGCCGTGCTGACCAAGCGCCAGCAGATGGCGCTGTTGATGTGGACCCACGGAGAGGAGGCGCTGGCCAAGTCACTCGTGTCCTGCAAACTGTACAAGGCCATGGCCCACGAGGCGGCCGAGGACGACCTGGACACAGAAATTTATGAGGAGCTGCGCTCCTACGCCAAAGAGTTCGAGAGCAAGG GCAACAAGTTGCTGGACTTTAGTTACCGACAGGATGCGGAAAAGGCGCAGAGGCTGCTCACCTGTGAGCTGCACTCCTGGTCAAACCAGAGTTGCCTTTCGCTGGCCGTGGCGGCCAACCATCGTGCCCTGCTAGCCCATCCCTGCAGCCAGGTGATCCTGGCGGATCTCTGGATGGGTGGTCTTCGTACCCGCAAGAATACCAACTTTAAG GTCATCTTGGGCCTAGCGATGCCATTCTACATCAGGCAGCTGGACTTCAAGTCCAAGGAGGAGCTGCAGCAGATGCCGCAGACCGAGGAGGAGCATCTGGAGAACCAGAATCTGGACAATGACGACTCGGATCGTTCGCAGCCGGATGCCGAG AGCGCCCTTTTAAAAGCCAAAAGATCCATTTCCTTGAGATATAGGATGGGCGCGGGTGCTAATAATCGCGAAAAG GCTCTATTGGCGGATACTTACTCAGTGCGCGATACAAAAGTACACGAAAATGGCAAA GTTAATCTCACTGCTGGAGCGGAGGAACCGCCCTCCAAA GTCTCGCTCACCGACTCGGATCCCGCCCAGTTCAGGGAGTTCTTCAATCTCTCCGAGTACAATGAGGTGAAGCAGCACCAGCCGCTGCGCCTGAAGAAGAAGTTCTACGAGTTCTACACGGCACCCATAACCAAGTTCTGGGCCGATTCG ATTGCCTACATGTTCTTCCTCATAATGTTCTCCTTCACCGTGCTGGTGAAGATGGAGCAGATGCCGCGGTGGCAGGAATGGTACTCGATAGCATATATCACAACGCTGGGCTTCGAAAAGATACGCGAAATAATATCCTCCGAGCCGGTGGCCATTAC GCATAAATTCTCGGTGTGGGCGTGGAATATGTGGAATCCATGTGACGGCGCCGCCATAATACTCTTCGTCATCGGTCTGGCATTTCGGTTCCGGGAGACCACCATGGACATTGGACGGGTCATCTATTGTGTGGACAGCATCTACTGGTACCTGCGCATCCTGAACATCCTGGGCGTGAATAAATACCTGG GTCCCCTGGTCACCATGATGGGTAAAATGGTGAAGAACATGATATACTTCGTGGTCCTGCTGGCCGTCGTCCTGATGAGTTTCGGCGTCAGCAGACAGGCGATTCTGTACCCCAACAAGCAGCCCACCTGGAGTCTTATCAAGGAG GTCACCTTCCAGCCCTACTTCATGCTGTACGGCGAGGTGTTCGCCGGTGATATCGACCCTCCCTGCGGCGAGGATCCCAGTCAGCCGGGCTGCGTCACCG GGCACTGGGTAACGCCGATTACGATGTCCATGTATCTCTTGATTGCCAATATTCTGCTGATAAATCTGCTCATCGCCGTGTTCAACAACATCTTCAACGAGGTCAACTCGGTTTCGCATCAG GTTTGGATGTTCCAGCGGTTCACTGTGGTGATGGAGTACCAGCAGAAGCCCGTCCTGCCGCCGCCATTCATCGCGCTGTGCCACTTCTACTCGCTGCTCAAGTACTGTGTGCGAAAGGCGAAAG GATTGGAGGTGCAGCGGGACAACGGTCTCAAGCTGTTCCTGGAGAAGGACGACCTGGAGCGGCTGTACGACTTCGAGGAGGAGTGCGTCGAGGGTTTCTTCCACGAACAGGAAATCATCCTCAATCAGTCGACGGACGAGCGGGTGAAGAACACCACGGAGCGAGTGGAGACCATGTCTCAGAAAATCGAGGACATCAATCAGAAGGAAAACATACAGACGGCCACCGTTCAG AACATCGAGTTCCGGCTGCGAAAGATGGAGGAGTCCTCGGAGCAGATACTCTCCCACTTGGCCGTCATACATCGCTTCATGTCGACCCATATCGCAGGCACGGATGATTTGCGCGGCTCGACGATAAACATTCCGGGGGAGATGCAGCGCGTGCGTACCATCTCGATTTCGGACACGGAGGCCGGCGGCGGACCAGGCGGaaatggtggtggtggcggagGCGGCGGAGGAGCCATCGTACCACTTGGCCTGGGCGCCGGACTGAATTTAAATTCGCTGCAG GTGACCACCCGGCGCCGCTTCAATCGATCGCTGACCGAAGTCCGGCCGGATGCGTACATCTTCGACGAGGGCACGCACTTCGAGGTGGTGCCGCTGCCGGAGGAACCAGACGAGGTGGTCAAGTCACGGGAGGCCCTCAACGAGCAGGTGGTTCGCAAGGCGTCCATGCAATCGGAGGCGGACTCGGACATCTACCTGCCCCTCTCGCAGCGACCCTCCACCTGTGAGACGGTGAAACGGACCCCGTATGTGACCGTGCGCCAGGACACGGGTGCCAGCACGGAGAGCAAGGACACCCTCACGCCGATGGGCAACAACGATGACGACCAGACCCTCGTGGGAGGCGACAACTCCGATGATGCGGCGCCAGACATCAGCTTTGAGG CTGCCAGGCATCGGGCACTCCGCCAGCGCACGGTTTCCCTGTGCCGCCGCAACTCGGAGACCTACTCTTTGACCGGGGCGGACATAAACCGATCACACATCAGCCTCAACCAGCTGGCCTCCTTGTCCCGCCGACAGATGAGTCTCACGCAATCGGAGCCGGACAGCGACAAGGATGCACCCGCCGCCCAGGGATCCGGACACCCGG GTAAATCAGTATTGCATGCGAAACCCTCCAGAAATATCTTGCTGAAACTGCACAGCGAGTATACCTCGATCACGGACGAGCTGGAGAGCGTCTGCCACATGATAGCATCGCCCACGGTGTCCCTGCCGAGCAACAAAG CTTCACTGGACCGCCCCAAAACGGAAATGTCGCGGGCCGAGGCTGCGGCTTTGCTGGAGAAGAAGCATTTGAAGGAATGCGAGGAGAACGACTACATGATACTGGAGGGTCTGATTGAGTCGCGCGGCTCCATCGATGCCAGCGCCCAGGGATTTGAG ATCGGCGTATCCATAGACTACAGCCATCGCTATCCGCTGCGTCGCGAGACCGCCGTGGAGCTGTCACCTTCGAAGCCCTCGGTCGATGGCGACCTCATGGGCGGTGGCGGAGGTGGCGGCGCCGGCGGTGGCGACAGTAGCGACACCAGTGGGGCTGGTAGCTGCGGTGCCATGGTCGTCGTCTCGAGCGGCTTTCAGCTGAAGAACGAGCGCCCCTGGCAGCGCAACTCCTCGATGGAGCAGCAGGCGTATCCCTCGCCGCTGGTGCCCACCCGGGCCACGAGTGACTTCCTCAATGCCCCGTACGAGGGCAGCGGGCGGCTGTTCAAGAAGTCCAGCGAGAGCCTGCAAAAGAACTCCAGCACGGAGACGGACTACTCGGCCCACCCGTACCGCTTCATCAAGCAGAGTTCCAATGAGACGAACACCTCGCTGACGGGCTCCTACAACGTGGACACTCCCTCGCTGACGGCTGAGCCCTCGCTGGACGCCGGCGACTCGCACTCGGCGACGGGGATTAGCATCAGCGTTGGCGCTGTGGTCGGCGCTGCCACGGCGCGTTACCAGCCCATCCGTACCGCCTCGGTGGGAGCGGCCGATGGCCGGCGTTTGCGGGAGGAGAGCTCCAGTTCGCTGGACCTCAGCGCCTCGGGGCCAGTGACGATGCAGGCAGCGCCGGCACCGCCAGCGCGTCCGATGCAGCTGAAGAAACAGTTTAGCGTGGACCAGGGCAAGCCGTCTCAGCCGGCCGAGGCAGTGCCTCAGACACCGGAAGCCGCTGGCCAGGCTGGTCAGGCCAAACTGATTTCCACACTCAAGCCGCAGCCCTTTGCGAGCAAGCTGGGCATGAACGTGCTGAAGGAGAGCAGCTCCAGCACGGAGGAGTCCGGCGGGTCGTCCGCCAAGAGCAGCAACCCGGCGCTATCCATACCACAGATCAGCACCCATCTGGTGCAGGACGAGATCGCAAAGCTGTCGTCGAACATCAAGAGCAGCACCGAATCGGAAAAGGACCCGCCGTTCAACGAGACAATGTGTTAG